The following nucleotide sequence is from Chelmon rostratus isolate fCheRos1 chromosome 11, fCheRos1.pri, whole genome shotgun sequence.
ATGCATGGCACTGTAACCACATGGCATTCGGACTGGGTTGTTTCTCCACTTGCAGGCTATGGATGTTTTTGATTATGGTTAGCTGTGAGGCTTTCAAACAGAGAAACCAAGATAAAGTGAATGTAATGTGTGCCTGAAGAATCAGCTCATATTCATAAATCTCATTGTTCATGGGTACTAACTTTGTTAGTGGTATCATTTCTGCAGATATATTGAAAATGTACTGATTCCAATCCTGATTAGTAAAGTTGGGAtgctgaatctgatgcagcaacatggtTCAAATAAGTTGGGAGGGGGCAacaaaaagactgggaaagttgtggaacgctccaaaaacacctgtttgaaacattccacaggtaaacaggttcactggtaCACCTATTGTTCTAATATACAATTGCTGTTGAGATCTGAGATCGCCAACCCAGACTCTTAATGAGTTCCATCTTGGAGGAAATGGGCCAATATTAGTTTTCCACCACACTAACACAACTCTCCTCGTTAATTGTATAATTCTGTTCTTTCTATCAGTGTAGCAACGTCACACGTAACATCACCAATCCATAATGACATCAAAAGGTTTAGAAAATCCAGAGAAATCTCTGCATGACTCTCAGGTCGGCTGCACtgtgcatttttgtctttgttcacattttacacagcatcccaactctttttggaatcaaggtcgtaacaacagcatcaacagatGCCACAGTGAGCAGAGCTTTGGCAACATGGAAATGTTTATTCATCTTTTCTCTGGAACTTTGTGCAGAATCGTATCTgtctcacacaaaaacactggtTGCATAAGATGAAAAAGTTGTACAAAAGTTATGTATTACACCGTTTTCTTAGTGGTTTACATTTATTATAAATGTACCATTTGATTGCAGTACAAAGACTCCTTCAAACAAATCCCTTTGGGAACAACAATATGACtaatacaacaacaaatcaaagacaTAACTGTGAAACTATTCTATCAAGGGCAAAGACTAGCCATGCTGGCAGTAAACGTTTTGACTTGATGAGTCCCTTCACTGATCCGTAATCAATCTGCAtgcatcaaaatgtttttttttaaacaacattcACTTGACAAGAACCTATATTGCCCTCCGAACAAACACATCCGAACAAGgtgaagcatgaaaacaaatgtctgcTAGGCAGGAACACGAGTCACAGCACTGGGAGAATCAGTGCTCAACAGTTTCAATGTAGTACCATGATGAGTGGGGGCGAACCGGCCCCGGGTTCCTCTCAGGATAAAGAATCCCTTTCTATATTAGCTTTCTCCCTCCTCAGCTCTTTTCCTAAGACTTCgaaggaaaaataaacaattacCTGGTTGGCGTCGGCAACCGTGTCAGAATAATATTTAGCATAGTGTTATTTAACTTGACAACCACATTGAGAATGGCTCAAATCAGAtgcgagggagagaggaaagtggttaaaagaaaacatgatcGAGTCACCTTAAGGGGGAATCGTCGCGAATCGAACAGGTGACAAACGGTCGACTTCTTTGAGATTGTGTGAGGACTGCTGTTACTTCCTTTCATAGTAAAATTTGTCGATTAATGTTCAGGCAGTGCACAGTGATAATTTCGTCCTCCACGTAACTAATAGATTTTACACTGTACTCTCATTTTAACCAAGACGAAAAACTCTTCAGTCGTAGCTTTTATACTTATTGAACgtcaaatataaacacattttcccaggaaaaaaaaaaaaaaaaactttacaaaGAGGCACTTAATTGCACTTGATACAAAATGCTCAGGACCTAGAAAGATGGATTGGCTTGTGGACTAAATCCTCAGATAAATCTCaagaacatcacacacacacacacaaaaacacttgaGTGATCCAAAGTTAATGAACTGTTGAAAAAGGATGTTTTCCTTTCCGAAACACATGACCGAACGCAATGCAGGAGCCCAGAAAAGACACAAGCTTTGAGGataaacactgctgctgcacgcAGAATTCTGCTACTTCATTAAACGCTGCTTAACCAGGTGTTCTGGATATTAGATCACAAGACCGATACTAGAAAATTCCAAATTCTATTTagtatttgttttcttcctaAATCTCACAGTCCTTCTGATGACTTTGGTTCCTTCGTTGTGTGTCTTGCAGAAATGCTCATGGGAAACCAACTTGGCTGTAAGCATACTGGTTCTTTGTGTGATGCACCTCCTATCTGGAGAATACAATCAGACCAAAATATTGGTGTTCTTAACGAAATATTTCCCTGCTGAAGAACTAGTTATGTACATTGGCACTTTTCGCTACAGAGGCATGGCCTTCTTTCCTTGCTCTGAGTGGAACAGCCAGTGAAaaggaagacaaacacacacactcaccaaaaaaaaacaaaaaacaaaaaaaaacagttctaGCATAGCAACTCATGGTCCGGATACATGGAGGAGTGCTTTGTGAGATTTTAGGCACACAGAAGGGGCCACGGGGAGGCCAACGCTGACAAATAACAGATGAGACAAAAGGCCGTGTgctataaacaaacacagaaggaAAACCACAGAAAGATGCCTGTTGACACAATCAGAGAGAGGCCTCTAAAGCTGAGCCTAACTGCCTCacgtctctgctgctgtctaaTGGCACAGCCATATTACGGCTCCACAGATTAAAgggcaggggaaaaaaaaaaggtaaaagatACTAATAATCGAATTACAAAATCATAGAAACTCATTCatgaatgtataaaaaatacatatgtaAACTGATTACCGTTAAACATCCCACCCGTTCCCCTAAAATggtaataaaaactaaaaataaaatcataatgCATAATGAGTACAAAATacttgaattttttttgttttgtttagaaatacacacacaaacagactgcgGTTGGACACTAACACTGACCTCAGAGGAATGTCCACCAATCAAAACACTTAAGGCAGCCAAAGGTCAAAGGCCACAATGATACTTTCCTTTGGTATATATGTTAAAGTTGATGACGTCACCACTTTGGCGTGCTGACATATTTTGCACTACATCTGCTGGCGCCCCTAATCTCACTGGTTAAGTGCTTACATTTGGTTTGGTACAAAATGCATCTGTGCTTTTAGTcaatacaaaaaaatgcataGTTAGCATTATTTCAATCTAAGGAATTAGGCTCTCACAGGCAAAAGTCTAGTATTATTAAAGTGCATGTCACTGATACAACAGCATAACACAAATGCAGGTAGTATCAATGTGTAAAATGATTGTACTAATCATTCTGCCTGTTCCCGTGAACAAGACGTGGACAGAAATACTGGACAGTACCCTTCTTCAGAACACAACGACAAACTTCATATATAAATACTCCAGATAGACTCAATGGCTCTATCAGGAGTGAACACTGAACCTCATGTTTTTGAGACatccctttttttcttgttggcACTTCAGGTAAAActatggcttttttttaatatactaTGTATTTATACTATATGGCAACAGGAACATTGTGAACAGTCTTAATTCAGCTGAAGCTGAGAAGAGGGTAAACGGCCACTGAAACCTGGGCGGCTGAGGCACAGAGAAATACTGGAGTCAGGTCTCCATCATGGACGGTTTTGGGACGGCGTGGAGGTCTGGAGGTGTCTACCATCGCCCGCTGATGCTGGCCATGTCTGCGTGAAACTGACGGGAGAGGCGGCCGCTCGCTCCCCCTTCCAGGAAAGAGGATCTGATGGGTGGCTCAAATAACTTCCTCCTGTTCTTGTTTagttctgttaaaaaaaagaaagagcaccACTTAAACACTGGTGGTTGCAAAGGTGATACAAACATGGTTTTTAATGTTACTGTTCtccctgtgttgttttgggAGCTGAAGTAAAtcaaaggaaagaaataaacacaaccCAAGAAGAATgttaacatttctttttgtcctccatTTATCTTGAGCGACAGGAAAATTGGATTCAAATCACTACAGGATTTCTCAGATCAACAAAAGTTCTCATTGTGTGCATCTGGTTTTACATAGCAGTTTGGAcaaaatgccttcataaaaatgtcagaagCACGCTCTGGAATCTCTGAGTTATTCATATGATAGCTGCCGTCTGTCCCTGCCAGCATAAACCTTCAGTTTGATTACTGGAGACAGGCCGCTCGCTCTTGCAGCTCTTTTTACTGGCAGACTTGCAGGAAGCTAAAACCTGGATTACCTTGACTGGTGTTCTATCTCCTTATAATGAGCGGCAAATatacagaaagacaaagagacagactgaggtGTGCACGTTCCTCTTTTGGAGCTCGAGAGTCCGTCAGCAGAGATGGAAGTTGACCTGTACTTGGCTGAGGCGTCAGGCAGCAGAACTAATTCTGGCCTTGGATCCTTTTGCTTCCTTAATAATCAGAGCACCGGCCTCGCCATTTCCCCTCGTCACTCCCACCGTCAACCCTGGCTCTGGtctgacatttctgtcataAAATCCATGGCAGGAAGCTCGCGATCCCAACACGAGCATGAATAACTTGCGCGGCCTTACAACTCCGGCTATTAACGTGTCCAGAATATGACATCAGTAATGAAGCGTGACACCCACAACATTCACATTAGATCCGGTGCAACAACAGGACAGAGTCTCCACCAGCATCAGGGAGGCAGCTGGAGCGACTGGAgaaacaccaacacactcaTCTGAGAGGAATGCGTCATAGTCTCATTTACTCCTGCTGGTGCAAATTACTGGAACacgttatttttttttgtatctatAAATTACAACAGTATTGCCTTGAACTTCTCGACTAGTCTGCCAATAATAAGGGCCACCTATAGCTTTCAGGTCCAGTGGCTGGCAGTGGGGATGACCTCTGTCAGCTGGAGCACACTCGTTGCCTTCTGCACAGCTGGGCTCCACTTGAGCTTGTTGCAGCGACAGACAAAATAGGAAACAGTAATGAAACACATAAGCCAATTTGTGTGAGCCGGCACAGCAGGGGTGAGCATGGCAGGACGAGGCTCCAGGACAGAGGCGCTCGTGTGTGGGCACTCAGGGACGAGGTGCAATATGAAAAATACAACGTAATAAAGGCATGCTCTTCTTCATTTGTACCTGAGATGGCGAGCAGCATTTTCCTGCGGGCTCCAAAGGTGGTGATGCCCAGTTCCTTCAGGTCCTGGTCTGTGAGAGTCAGGAATGTCTGGAGGTCAATCTGAAAGCAGCAATAAGTCCATTTAACACCACCATCCTCACAATTCAGCAACTTCTACTAAAAGGAGAACTCAAACCATAAATGTCATGACTAAAATGAGTTGCATCCTGGATGCAAGGGCTGGATTAAAATTGCCAAGCAtgacaaaaagtacaataaatgCAACAAATTTTAGTTGAGGAGTCCTTATATGATCAGTTTTTACAACAAATGTACTGTACGTGCCATCCTCCAACACGTGTTTCATCAGCAGGGGAGCAACAAAAGTTGGCAAACCCGTTCCCTCACATTTCCCTTAGTTTCCCCACTTCGAGTTCTTGCTGCATATAAAACGtggaaatttaatttaaaaatacgCTGTAATGCAACTTACAGCACTGAGGAAATGtaacttaatttaatttcaacatACTTCAGGGGCCAGAGGAGGAGCAAATATGCCCATAACATGAGAAAATATTGTCGGGTCAAAGCGTTTTCCAGACATTTTTTCATATGCAGCTCATAGCTTTAGTCTCAGCCATAGTTTGAGCTAAtcagcaggctaacatgctgatgtttaacaggtaaAACCCACCAGGTTAAttatcttagtttagcctgttagcatgctaacatttgctaaaagcCAAAGTACAGATGAGGTTGATGGCACTGTTTTGCAGGAATAAAACTTAGTGATGATAATCATGGGGACAGGGGAAAAGTTAAGGCATCAAAGTCATTAGAATTTATCCTCTAGGGTCCTTTAATATCTGTAGCAAGGTTCATGGCATTCCTTAACTAGCTGAATCACTACTCGACTATTCAACCAGTACTTGttccagtctggaccaaagtggtggacagaccgACAGACACATAGAGTCTCACTGCTGCGTGGATGTCAGTGCATGTCCTCAGGCGGACACTCCCACAGCTAGAATCATAACCCTACCTCTTGTTGCTGGAAGACGTCTGTGTACTTCCCCAGGCCCAGCTTGCTGAACAGCTCAGGCAGGTCTGAGCCTTTCAGAGACGAGTTCAGGCTGCAGCCGTTGCTGCCGGTTACCGAAGAGATGCAGTCCATgtagttgctgctgctgaggtaATGCTCTGCAGCTGTCCATTAAGGGATtacagcaaaaaagaaaaaggaaaaacacacaatgatgaTCATTTTGAAGTAAGCATAACAAGTCATTTGCCAGCAATCACAGATGTTGCAACAAATGCAGACGTGGCTCAAAGTCAGAGGACTTAATGTGCTCCAAATTCAGATTGATGACTCCTGTTTCACACTAGCTAGGATGGTATTAGAGGCAGATTAAATGGAAGTTAGCTGAAGTTCCATCTCTGAACTTGAGAACAAGAGTCtgtgagacagacacaaactccAGACTGGAGCCTGGAGATTCTGTCTCAAGTGTGTACTTAACATGTCCTCTGATGTCAGCATTAACAGTGTGGCACGCTTTTTAATGCTTCGTAAACACAAAATTAAATGACAGATGTGACCTTCTCTCTCTGGAGTCCTTCTGTGAAATGATTTCACCATCAATGCTGAGACTGTAATAACAAattctgttcttcttttctgAGGAACATCTCTCTAACAAGTGACATACAGGTAAACTGCTGTTGTCCTTGTTGCTTGAATAGTTTTCAGCACTCGAGTGTCCCTGTAGCATTGATGTTACTAAAGTATGCTTAACTGACCTGATTTGTTCTGCTTCCTCTTCGGGCTGCTGACAGCGGAGGGGAACTCGGCGTGACTCGGCAGTCCGTTGCCGGTGCCGTTCCTCTCTCGCCAGTTGTCTGAGTCGCTGCCGTTCCCGACGCCTTCCCGGCTGCTGGATCGAGACAAGGACAGCGGGGAGCCCTGAGaggtaaaaacaaatatttaacaaGGAGGTCTGAACGCCCGCTGAGTTCCGAGAGACTACGCTGCCTCTCAACACACAGTAGAAAAACACATATCTACCAACTGTTGTATataataagacaaataaaacctgCCACAGCGTACACAAAGTGACAACGAATGCCAAAGAGGCAGAACTCATTTAACAAAGACGACGAGAACAACAAACACTGACGCCCTCTGTGTCTGACCTCGTAGGTGGTGCTCATGCTGGGCTTGTACGGAACGTGATTGGCTCTCCGCAGCTCCTTGATGGTCTCAGCTGGCATAGACTTAGAGAAGCCTAGACCACTCCATGTGTTCGTCGGGGTCCGCACCTCAGTCACCACAGGCTTCTTTAACATAGCTGTGAGAATACGGACATACAGTGAAGCACACATACACCTGGACAGTGATAATGCAAAGTAACATTTCTTGTTACAACAAATTATCTGTAtacagtttcttttttattcacatGATTGCAGTCCATGTTCCTCTTAAACTAAAGTTAGACTAAACTAGTTTTACACACTAATTGCATGTTACATGATGTTATATATCTACTTGTTTTAGCACTTTCTATGGCAGCAGCATGAAATCAAATGTCATGTACAGTGTTTTATACACATCTTCTGAAACCTGAAATTGAACTACATATTTCTAAGTAAAGTTTTGGGTGTTGAATTTGCCTTGAATTTCAAATTACGGCTCTACCGCagacacagctgcagtttaaGCGTGGTGAGTTCGGTACCTTGGCCATTACTAAAACATCTTTCTGCAGGGATGAATGCTTGAAAAATGGTAATTGGGTCCTCTTTTAAAGATagtttttcaacaaataactgtTGATGAACTTACTGGCAGATGTGACCTATAGATTAAGTGGTCAAAAAGGCTAAATTGAGGGCTCCAcactatttatttttcttacctTTGGTTGCCAACAGCTTTTTCTGTTCGTAGTCAAATGCCTGAAAGGACAGCAGAGAGTTTTATTCCTTTACTACTTGATACCCTCaaactgtgtgttctgtgtgtgtgtgctggacgTGTGTGTACCTGCATGTTGGCGAAGGAGGTCTGCGGTGCCAGCCTGATTCTCTCCCTCTCGTTCTGCTGTGCCGCCCTCTCAGCCGCCCTCTCGCTACCGGGTGCCCTCTTATCCGCCACAGGACTGTCTGATGAGCTGGACTCAGCGTCCGAGAGAAGGCAGTCAGAGCTGTTGGGATTATGCAGAAATACAGTGCTGTGAGTGAAGGAAACTTAtctaaaaaaaagcacaagcCACAGGGCATCGCATAACCTTGACCTCCACGTTATCACTGAGGCTGTTAATGTTCGGGCTCGCCAGGTTTGACTGCATATGCACAGCAAGTTTTTATTACAGAAGAAGCAGTTGGTTACTCTTTTAAGAATGCTGTccagtgtgagcatgtgtaaCCCAGCCCATATGGCAGCCAATACGTACACGTACATGTATACGTTTGTGTGTCATTATCCAGTCCAGTTATTAAGAACTAAATCTGCATATCTGGGTTTGATTCCACTGAATGCAGCTTCATCCCAGTATTTCTGTGGCTGTCACTTTGTCCATGTGTGAAGTATTCTCTAGATGACTGCCAAACTGTAACAGCGTAAGCTGTAAATGATCTCAGAAGGGATGCTAAACAGCAACAAGGCGAGCTGTAAATGAGGACTTGATTCACGCTCACTGTAGATGGGAGTTCTTGGTGCCCTGCAGGAGCTCCACAGCCTGTCGCTTCCCTGACGACGTCTTACACGAAGCCAGCATCTGTTTTAGCTCGCTCCCATTGGCTGAGTGAGAGGGGCTTCTGGGCATGCCCACTTCCACAAATGTGTCAGAGcctgcaggaaacaaacatgTACACATTCTGATTATCCCATTTCTTTCTAGTTAATCGGAAAATAGACAATATTCTCCGAAGCACAACTGAAACACTTCAtatttcagctcttttttttaatctgtgccATGCAGCGTCTGTCTGACTGGGTCACTCAGTGTGAAGGAGTGTGTGTAGGCTGGTGGgtgtatgtgcagtatgtgtgcatgcgtttgAGTGTGACAAGCCTCAGCCGAATCCTGGATTAATTAAAATCACAGCAGCTGTAATTACAGAGTGGTTTTCCCCTGCTACGTTTCTTTCAGCCTGACAGGAACCTGATCTGTGTAAAAGgatgtgcacgtgtgtgagcATATCGATGCATGTGTACAATCAAGACTATCTGGATGTGCATGGTGTTCTGTAAAGTGTAAAATAATATGATGTCAGTCAATCTAATAAAGCTCTAAAGGGTTTAATGTTTTGAATAATCTCCCTGCTCTCCCACCTTCGAGTCGAGTCAGACTGGGCGAGCCAGTCCAAACACATTCTGGGACACAGGAGGAGgtaagggaggaagaggaaacttTACTGGGATGCACCACATTGGGGGAGGACCGGCTCAGAAAACAGTGGGGAAAACCGAGACGCGTGAGAGTGAAAGTTTGAGGGGAAAAACCGCGAGTGtaagacacagaggaaataagGGCCTTTCTGGCCCGCGAGGAGACCAGCAGTTAATCTGTCTCCGTTCCAACACAATAAACGCAGTCAGAGGGAGTATGAGGTTAGGAGGACAGTATAGAGAAATCGAAATAAGTTCATTCAAGGCATTTTTTCCACAAAGTGTGTTTAAGGGTTACATAAATCTCAAGTGGAAAAGCTTAAATTGGACATTTATGTTATGTCTGCAAGGCCGAGCGGCCAGCAGCGTCGAAAATGTTAACAACTCAAACATTTTGTCTATCCAAGGTTACAATCACACATAAATCATAAGATTTTAAGTGTGTCTTTAACATAACATAACCCACACGGGGACGAGACTCCTGCTATAAGCAGACTTTTACGAAGCAAATTGAAAGTcagattttaaataaacactgatTATGATTTCCTTAAAATAATCCAAGGCCAAAGAAAATGcttgagaaaaaaagacataatcTTAGATTAGACATTATTTTAGTGTCATGGGTCTGCCAAAGTGCCGGGAACACTGAGCTAAATACATTAGTGGTCACAAGGTTAGATAGACATTACAGGTGACAGGCATGTGGGTGCTCCAGCGGCTTAATAACTTGTAAATGTGAACAGGACAGGCTTGATATTTTCAATGGGATGTGATCAGCAGATAAGATGTGAAATGTAGGTGCCTTCACTGATCTTTGCATTCTTTAGAGCTGAATGTACTCTGAATAAACTcaaaacagatgcacacaagGTTGCCTCCAAACTTTATTGGATGTCTGCATACACTGACATGTTTAACACGTTTTTCAGGCTTTACATCCTGCAGACATAAATTTCGGGCCTTCACAACATGGGCAGGTGATGCGATTTACATCATGCTAACCCACTAGATGGCCAGATAAAGATCAATTTGCCCTTTAAACACAGACAATATCACAACCCTTTTATCTTTCTGATCTGGTACAGAATAAGTTACgttttactgtaaaataagTGCAATGATGCAAGATTCTGCAGCAAATACTGTAACTCAGCCACTGAGAAATGCAACAAGCACATTAAGTGTTGACAAGGACATTTTGCACAATGTGTGCGAGTTTCTTTGGGAGGTTTTTAAGAGGAATACCTTCATCTGGGCTGGACTTGCTGGACAGCGGTTCTGATGGATTGTGTCCACTGGCCTCCTGGACCGAGTCACACGGGGCTGGACTCAAAACAGTCTCTGCAAGTGCTGCAGTTGCTATCCTCCCATAGACTGAGCTGGGGTGctatacatgcacgcacacatggaCATACACGTGCAGAGCAGAATACATAGAAGACAAGTGAAGTTTACTGAACAAGAAACTCAAAGTGAACTAAAAGGAAAGAAGCATACAACTTAGAAGTGGGCCAACCTTGACATGTCCATTAAGAGTGCAGGGGCCCTTGGCGCAGTCAGGGACCCCGTTGGGCTGCTTGTCTATGGGGGCGAGGCCAGGCGGAGGGGACGGTGTACTCTGTGTGTAGCCCTGCACACCTGACAGCAGGATGCTGCTCAGGGTGGCCTGGGTGGCAGGGTGCAGCATCAGCTGAGATGAGAAGCCTGGAAACATAAGCGACGTGAAAAAGAGCATCAACAATTCTGAACTTTTTAGTAGTTTAGAGAGGATGTGTGTATAATCATCCTCGAGACCTGTaggtttctgtctgtttgtctatCCCCATCACTGTAAATAACTGAAATGAGTACTTTAACCTTAAGGTAGGatgtaataaaattaaaagagcactgcagataaaaaaaaacagatatattAAGAGAGACCTTGGAGAACAGACACTGGTTAATATACCAACCTTGGGTGCTGGTGAGTGAACTGGGccagagggagggggagggcgTGGGGGTGCTGGGGCTTGGGGTCTGCAGGGGGCTCATGGAGGAGTTTAGGCTGTTGAGGACGGCGTTTGGGGCAGCAGAGTTGGTGAGGGAGTGGGGAGCCGTCGCACCCAGGAAACCTGAGTGGAGCGGAAAGGAAGGGGGGAGGCAGGAGATGAACAGATCAGTGGTGGTCCTGTCAAAGCGCACGGCCATTTTTCCAGCTAATCACATGTTACACTGAGGCCCTCAGAAAATAATCTTGGTCTTCCAGCTATTTGACTGGAATTCCATCAGACTGTCATCAACCAGGAAGCAAATGAGAGGAAGAATTTCTGAAATTTCTACAAGGTCACGGATGCGAAAGTACATATCTAGTGTGTCCTCATACCCAATAAAACCATGTTATTGAGAGCACCAACAATGTCTTAACCCAAAGACAGtgtatgaaaacagaaagaagcaggTCTGTGGCTTTAACAAGGGGCTAGTTTGGCTCCAGGAATAAGGCCAGGGATTCTTCTGGCAGACTGGCCTGTAATCTGAGGAAGACAAGCATGTAGCAATTACTAAAGGCCAGGATGTGGCCGTCCACAGCTTCACCCCCGGGCCCCTGGGTTTAAAAGAGACGGCAAGAAAACATTTCTACTGTACTGGGACTTCAAGGcacattgtttgtgttttgtgactggtattttaaatttcattttctaATCTCATTTGGCGGAGGCTCAAGGACATAAAATAAAGgttatttgaaaaaaacatatctGCAAATTAAACACCCACACATGTTCtcatcaaaaacagacaaaaatgtgctgaaattTCTGTACTCCAAAATCAAAAATCTATCAATTctaacaacatcaacacagatACAGATCAATATCAGTGCTCACCTACCCCAAGTGTCCTATATAACTCCATGGCAGcaggaaatgaataaaaataaacaaacatattaTGGATATTGTTAAACTGTAGTCG
It contains:
- the LOC121613668 gene encoding protein bicaudal C homolog 1-like; this translates as MAAQCDTLSGYLQQSDHGSNSERSTDSPLPGSEEDLSGPHPLPDPEWTEERFRVDRKKLEIMLLAASEGRVNGGEDFFQKIMDETQTQIAWPSKLKIGAKSKKDPHIKVCGKRENVREAKDRIMSVLDTKSNRVTLKMDVSHTEHSHVIGKGGNNIKRVMEETGCHIHFPDSNRNNQAEKSNQVSIAGQPGGVEAARVKIRELLPLVLSFELPAIMQSDPSSPTVQHISQTYNLTVSFKPPTRLYRATGVVRGSQNNANAVKRGTALLLEHLAGSLASTISVTTHLDIAPQHHLFMKGRNGSNIKHITQRTGAQIHFPDPNSPQKKSTVYIQGTIESVCLARQYLMGCLPLVLMFDIKEDIEVEPQCITALMEQLDVFISIKPKPKQPSKSVIVKSVERNAVNMYEARKFLLGLESNGVSSSSPSVGLNPATNGPSPSLICPVGLDILASAGLGLSNLGFLGATAPHSLTNSAAPNAVLNSLNSSMSPLQTPSPSTPTPSPSLWPSSLTSTQGFSSQLMLHPATQATLSSILLSGVQGYTQSTPSPPPGLAPIDKQPNGVPDCAKGPCTLNGHVKHPSSVYGRIATAALAETVLSPAPCDSVQEASGHNPSEPLSSKSSPDEGSDTFVEVGMPRSPSHSANGSELKQMLASCKTSSGKRQAVELLQGTKNSHLHSDCLLSDAESSSSDSPVADKRAPGSERAAERAAQQNERERIRLAPQTSFANMQAFDYEQKKLLATKAMLKKPVVTEVRTPTNTWSGLGFSKSMPAETIKELRRANHVPYKPSMSTTYEGSPLSLSRSSSREGVGNGSDSDNWRERNGTGNGLPSHAEFPSAVSSPKRKQNKSAAEHYLSSSNYMDCISSVTGSNGCSLNSSLKGSDLPELFSKLGLGKYTDVFQQQEIDLQTFLTLTDQDLKELGITTFGARRKMLLAISELNKNRRKLFEPPIRSSFLEGGASGRLSRQFHADMASISGRW